The Oryzias latipes chromosome 16, ASM223467v1 genomic sequence tttttggGTGGTGGATGGTAAACCACATATTAATCATGAGGCAATGTGAGAATTGACCAGGTACTAGGTGAAATGTTGTGTTCCACTGCAGGTGAGCAATGACTGCCTGGTTTGAACAAGCCCCCAGAGTCTTTCTGTTGGACAAATGCTTGGACATCAAGCCTTAGAGTAGCAGACAAACCTTCCACCCTCTAATCCACAGCGGCCTGTTTAATGAAGTGACAGTTAAGACGCTGCTCAGGCACACACTCCACTTGCCCAGGCTTAGGCAAAGATCAATGTTTGAGTTGGGTATGCATTTAAGTCCAGCGCTCTACTGATCCATCAATCTGCCTCAGCGCCCTCATTTTAGTgattccttctttctttttctttcactgcagtTAAACTGACCAACAACACAAATTGACCAGCCAACTGACCGAAAAAGCAGCTGTAACAATTTGAGTAGACTTACCCAGTACAGCACAAAAATATCCTTTCTTTAAAGTCCAAGGAACTTGTAAGGCTATCTGTCTAAAAGTTAACATCAGAAGCTTGAATCTTGCTTTTTTGCttgtatatttttaacaaaagtgaaaaaagtaaaaacagatcaGGAGCTTGGTCCGCATAGCTGGTGGTAAACCAGAAATGCTATAGATCAGAGTTGGACTTTGCCAGGGTTAACCTTTGCCAAAAGTTCAATTCACAGCAACATGCTTAGATACTTTTGGCAAATAAATTTGGCTTTAGGAATCAAACTGTCCCATGTTTTTTGCAGATTATGTTGTTCTTTTGGGGTTTTCAAACTATGACCCAGACCTCTCACTGGAGCAGCAGGCTGCAGCAAGAATCAGCATCTGCAAGAGAAATAGTTTAAGTATCTTGGTGTTGAGTTTACAAGTTTAGAAAGGATGGAGCATGGAATTAACCAAGATCAGAAATTCAAGGAAGTTTGTTTGTATTGATGGACTCTGGGATCTAGGAAGAGCTTGGAGGAGGGCCATTACTCCTTTGTGTCAAAAGGTCAAGATGGTTAGGGTTAAGGTTGTAACGATTCATTTAAACAATGGTTGGATTCATATTATAATTTGTGGTTGTTGACAagattcatagtcaatattgtcttattttgaacaatctgattcactgatctaaaattgatccaggagaactttagccaaaactttaacATGTGTAACTCAGGTATATAACAGGTATagacctgggtactgaacagtgcaggtgaagttttctacattccttgtatttcttgcaagatgctcaagtgtaaattaaatttgtGTACAAACAAAGTGCTATAGGTATCTCAGTAGAAGAAGACAAGctgaagtatttttatttttatctttataagGTAcatctatatatttttaattctcTTCTATAATTGATGTTGATTCACCTTTTAATTGTTGTCTTAACTTGATTTGTGTATTGTGTCAAAGATTtatcattttcagttttaaaaaaactaatatttttcCATCACCTGTACCAGTTTTATAAAGGTTAAtacaaatgaaaacactttatttatCGATTTTATGTTACATTTCAGAAGGGGGATTTGCTGGTTAAAACTGCAATTACTTTgcaatgcaaaataaaaaagctagaTTTTTTCAGAGCAAACAAACATCAATGTTTCAGACAACCTCATCTTTGTCCTGCCTAATCTTCCCAGTAGTGTTagataaaagcagaaatgtccaTTGATCAAACATTGCAAGACTTATTTTGCATACACCATGCTTTTTATATGATTTTACACTGGCCCTGGGGGCAGGTAGAGAGAATGCTCTAGAAGATGCTTTGGAAGATAAGAAATAAATAGAATATGAAAGGTGGGTGCGGAAAAACAACtttgaatgcatttttcttttgatttgttttgccAGGCTGATTGGCATGAACTTTCCTGAAGTGATgaaatgacatcatcacagAGTTTGTGGTTTGTGGTTAGACTGGCTTTCGTTAAACTCTGACGTAGTTTTGTAAATCCAAATCTTACAGTGGAACCCACCAACTTGCATAACCTTGTTTGATCATGCAAACATAAGAACGACAGTACAATATTTTAACTGAATCTTCCATATTTATGTATCACaacaaaccaaactaaactGGTTTCAAAAGTAATGCAAATGCTGAATAAATAAGAAAGTGAATAATTGtatcaaacaacaaaacatacTATACAGCATTATGCAACATTGACAGCAGATTAACTAAATTAACTTAAAAATAGAAGCAGTCATAcaaattagataaaaaaaatccatctatCTTCTAAACCACCTCACTCACTGGAAACTTTATTAGTTACACCAATTAGTCACCAATTAGTTTatgaagcacatttttttggactgtgggagaaatCTGGAGAGCCCGGGGAAAACCCAAGCATGCATGAGGGGAACATGCAAATACTACAAAGAAATGACCCAGATGGGATATGAACTAGGGCCTTCTAACTCTaccaaaacaaaagcaggtAAAGGATATAACTATGATGGGGAAATGACAGAAGGCCACATCCGTTTTCATATTGATGTGAAAGTCTGGAAATAAAAATCTTGGTACTACCtcacaggttgtttttttttagagcatttctGTGCATATACAGTAAGTGGAGACAGGGATGTTGGTTAGGACAAGTCCTAAAACTTTAAAGAGTGTTTCACACTGTTTTAACCATGGCCAAAACAGACAAATTAAAAGACATTTGCAGGGAGACCAAATTTtgtattgattattttttcgTGTATTTCAAAAAAGTTTATCCACCCTGACTTACAGCTAATATTTaatatagtttttcttttacattagaTTTGAATCAACCAAGTAACCAATAGTGACTgtttaaaatagtaataaattctaaaaataactgGAAAATACCTTGTCAAATTACCAAGAAGCATATGAGGGGAAGAAAAATTTGAGTTATGATTTGGTGTTTCCTGGTTCCTGGAAAAAAAGGGGATTAGCATCTGAACTAACTGTTAATGATTTAAGAGACAAGTGCAttgtttgtttggtgttttaagCTGGTTTTGAGTCAAACTCACAGTAAACTGTTCAACATTTAATGtggataaataaaaactaaaaacaatgtGTCAAGTGTTCAAATAATCAAACTGAaactgtaaaacacaaaacaaactcaaacaaaTGAGTAATATTTACACCCATAAGTCAGTATTACCAAAAACGTAATATGCCTCTCATCTTGTCAAACATTAACCAGGTCTAACTGGGCTACCTGTGTCACTTGTTCAACAAAAACCTGACCCTGCTGTTGTGATCTAAGTGCAAAAATGTTCTCTGGGAGTCTTTCAACATTGGAACTGTCTCATGTAATACGGCTAAACAGGTCCCCTCTGCCTCAACTTTTTCATGGTTTATTACTATTCTTTATTGTCTGACTTAGAAGACTATCCAAACAGCAAGCTTGTGTTTGTCAGCCGGCCCTGCTGCCGACGCCACATGTTAAGCAGAAAGGGATTATTCTGATAACAGGCCATCCCATTTCCGTCGGTCGTGATCAAGAGGCATTCACGGAGGAGCGTGTTTTTGTGGATAACTAAGTTTGATTTAATATCTCACAATAAAACAGCCTTGCAGGGACTACAAAAAGAAGACCAGTAGTTACCAGGGAAACCGTGTTTGGCAAGCATGGCAGATAAACGGTGGCAGTATCTCTAATAATTTCCATTATCCCCACTGAAAGTGTAGATTATCATGTAAATAGGGGGCTGTGCCAGATGAAGGAAGGTTGGAGCTGAAAGCAGGGAGAATCGAGGAGATTAAACAACACAGCTGAGTAATAAACCCACGTTGACGTGCCAAGAAACAGGCAGTGAAGGTAAGCCACAATTACCACTCGTTTCTTAAAGGTGCATTGCAACCACAGGCTTGTCGCAGAGGAGAGAGTATTTGTCAACCAAAAACACCACCACTGCAGATAGAGGGGAAGTCTTAAAGTTGCTTCAGTGAGTGGAACATTTTTAGTTTCATCACAGTCTCTcggaagacaaaacaaaaaaaacacttctgctTGGTGAGTTGACTATAAAAATTTAGACACCGTCTTACTTACAATGTCGGACACACCTGATATAGATCGCTTCATGACAGGTAAGAACTAATTTTTCCTTTGTAACACTCCAAACTGTTTAAATGACaaccaaatttatttattttttaatttactttacatttctgttttatcaTCCTCTTATTCAGATTTAATAACATAGGCAACAggtaaaaacagcaaagtaCAGTTTTGCTTTAAACCACAAGGCAATAATTTCCCCAGTGCATTTCTCTCATTAAGTTTAAAAGGGTATGGTTTTCACTATATATCCAAAATTTAGTCATATAGTGTGAACAAGGCCTGGAAGTTCATGATAACGTCACAGAACATTATCATTACACCAGGACCACAAAATTAGGTTTGTATACAAACTCATTTGTAGACACCAGTACATTTACTCATCCTTGTGAAAGGATATACAACCTCAATAAACTGTGAAACATAGATAAGGAGAAATTAAGAGAGACTAAAGGTAAAATTAATCATAGATTAATGCTTTGcataatcttgttttttccaGCTGAATAGTTAATATAAGAAAAGCACATTTGACCCTACAATGGACTGTATTTAACTTGATTTTTTCTCGTTTCATCTTATCTGCAGAGCTCAAAGCCCCAGAGAAAATAATGGGCTCTGTTTATTGGTGAGGACAAGGAAACCGTGCTGCCTCATCCAGTTTGTTCCAGGCCACTGACCCAATAAGATGCCTTCAGGTCCTGTAGCTTAGCCTGTTCAACAGATCAAACTCCCCTTGTGCTGCAGGCTTTTTGGTTCCAGcagcaaaatacaaataaaaagacaattttcagtttatttcatTAATTTTTGACTGATCTGAGGCAAAAACCGAGGTCAACATGCATGCTTGCCAGACTGGGCTGTGCCTCCCCGTCTACATTGTTACCTTTGTGCTGGGCTTCCCAGCAAACGTCCTGGCCTTCTACACCTTCTGCAAGAAGGTGAGGCAGAAGCCCACACCGATAGACATACTGCTCCTCAACCTGACCATCTctgacctcctcttcctcctcttcctgccaTTCAAGATGCAGGAAGTGATGAACGACATGGTGTGGAAGTTACCCTATGCACTCTGCCCACTGTCTGGCTTTGTCTTCTACATGACCATCTACACCAGCACCTTCTTCCTCACTGCTGTCAGTGTGGAGCGCTACCTGGGTGTAGCCTTCCCCATTCAACACTCCTTGAAGCGCCGGCCAGTGTACGCTGTGGCTGCCAGCATCTTCTGCTGGATATTTTCTTTCCTTCACCTGAGTATTGTCTTTATTGTCCCGTTTATTGGACAGGTTGAGTCCCCGAACTCCACATCTCCCTCTGGTATGAGCCAGAAGGAGGTGTGTTATAAAAACTTTACGGAGGCTCAGCTGCAGGTCCTCCTTCCTGTCCGCCTCGAGCTCTGCATTGTGCTTTTCTGCATACCTTTCCTCATTAGCAGTTTCTGCTACATCAACTTCATCAGGATTCTGTCTAAGCTGCAGCACATTGACCGGCGCCGGCGCCTGCGGGCCATTGGCATGGCTTTGGGAACACTGG encodes the following:
- the LOC101170213 gene encoding free fatty acid receptor 2 — translated: MHACQTGLCLPVYIVTFVLGFPANVLAFYTFCKKVRQKPTPIDILLLNLTISDLLFLLFLPFKMQEVMNDMVWKLPYALCPLSGFVFYMTIYTSTFFLTAVSVERYLGVAFPIQHSLKRRPVYAVAASIFCWIFSFLHLSIVFIVPFIGQVESPNSTSPSGMSQKEVCYKNFTEAQLQVLLPVRLELCIVLFCIPFLISSFCYINFIRILSKLQHIDRRRRLRAIGMALGTLVVFALCFGPYNVSHIVGYITKKSPTWRDKALLCSTFNACLDPFIFYFSSSAVRGTVGKVVEGVKHSLSRCMSCHMFQASQRGINRTTQDKKHKQSETNST